The genomic segment ATAAATAGCAAATACTATCAAACCTATTGACAATGATATTAGTTAGTGGTATAGTTGGTTACATAAGTAACTAACCAACTAAGGTGGTGTTTATGAAACTAGATGTTAATTCAACTACGCCAATTTATATTCAAGTTGCTGAAATGATTGAAACGATGATTTTGGATGGTAGTCTAAATGAAGGAGATCAAATTCCATCTACAAATCAACTCGCAGCAATGTATACCCTGAATCCTGCCACAGTACGAAAAGGTTTTAATTTACTAACAGATCAAGGTATCATTTATAAAAAGAGAGGGCTAGGTATGTTTGTAAAAGAAGGGTCAAAGGAACAAATAAAAGAACAACGTAAAGAACAGTTTTATCAAGATTACATTTTAAAGATGTTAAGCGAGAGTGTAAAACTAGGTATTAATAAAACACAAATCATTGAAATGATTCAAAACAGTGAGGTGAATTAAGATGAGTTCATTAATTACTTGTAGCCATGTTTCAAAAAAATATGATAAAGATTTTTTCGCCTTAAAAGATGTTAATCTCTCTTTTGAAAAGGGTAAGATTTATGGTTTAATTGGTAGAAATGGTGCTGGTAAAACCACATTATTAAAGGCATTAATCCAGCAACTATTTCCAACAAACGGGGAAATAAGGTTAACAGATGATATCAAAGTATGTCTATCCCGTGACTATCAGCATTTTTTCCTTAAACAAAAA from the Vallitalea okinawensis genome contains:
- a CDS encoding GntR family transcriptional regulator, with protein sequence MKLDVNSTTPIYIQVAEMIETMILDGSLNEGDQIPSTNQLAAMYTLNPATVRKGFNLLTDQGIIYKKRGLGMFVKEGSKEQIKEQRKEQFYQDYILKMLSESVKLGINKTQIIEMIQNSEVN